Genomic segment of Arthrobacter antioxidans:
CTGTGCCTCGACGTCGGCCTTGAAGAAGAAGGTGACCAGGATGGCGATGACGGTGATGACCAGGACGAGCGGACGCACGGCCTTCGCCCACTCCGGGGCCATCCCGTACCGCGGCAGGTAGCGGGGCACGAGGTTGAGCAGGCCGGTCATGGCGGACGCCCCGGCGAACCAGAGGATGCCGATGGTCGAGATGTCGTACGCCGTGCCGAAGCCGTCGCCGAGGTACTCGTGGGCGAGGTAGGCGAGCGCGCGTCCGTTGGCCGGGCCGCCCTCCTCGAAGGCTGCGGGCGGGATGAGCAGGGTGGTCACGAAGCTCGAGGTGATCAGGAAGACGCTCATGATGAGCGCCGCCGAGGTGAGGAGCCTGTGCGCACCGGCGATCCGGCCCGCCGGATTCTGCTCGGTGTCATGGGGCCCGCCCTGGATCTGCGGCATCACGACGACGCCGGTCTCGAAGCCCGACAGCCCCAGCGCCAGGCGGGGGAAGATCAGCACGGCCAGCCCGAGCATCATGAGGGGGTTGCCGTGCTGGGTGGTCAGCGCCGACCACCAGGAGTCCACGAGCCCGCCCTGCGCCACGATCTGGACCATGGCGACGACGATCACGCACAGGTTGAGCAGGAGGAAGACGGCCACGAGGCCGACGGCGATGCCGATGGCCTCGGTGAATCCGCGCAGGAAGACGCCGGACAGCGCGCCCAGGAACATCACCGTGATGAGGATCTGCTGGCCCTGCAGCCATGCGGGCGCGAACGGGTTCTCGATGAGGTGCGCACTCGCGTCGGCGGCCGAGAGGGTCATGGTGATGAGGAAGCTCGTCGCGGCGAAACCGAGCAGGACCAGCACGAAGACCTTGCCCCGCCACTTCGGCAGCAGCTTCTCGAGCATGGCGATGGATCCCTCGCCACGCGGGCTCTCCGACGCCACCCGCTTGTACACCGGCAGCGCGGCGAAGAGGGTCACGGCCACCAGGACGAGGGTGGCCAGGGGGGACAGGACGCCGGCTGCGGCCGCGGCGATCGCGGGCTGGTAGCCGAGGGTGGAGAAGTAGTCGACGCCGGTCAGGCACATCACCTTCCACCACGACTGGGCGCGCTCCTGCTCGGGCAGGTGGGAGGCGGGCTGGCTGGACCCGCTGAGCAGCCAGCGCTCGAGGCGCTGCCTGGCCGGGTCCTGGGCCCGGGGCTGCGGAGGGGTGCGTACGGAAGAGCTCACCTCATCACCGTAGGACCGTGCTACCGGCCGGTAGCCGGTCTTTATGCATCCTTAACGGGTCCGACGGCGGAGCGCCCCTTCCGGGCTACTCGTGCGATCCTTGACCGCGGTGCACCACCCCAATAGCCTGATACAAAACCTTTGATGCATATTGGGCAACTTGTCGGGGAGCCCGGATCGGATGGAAGCTGTGGAAGAACTGCGTGTCACGGGAGGCGGCCACCTCGGCCCCATCGACTCCTCCCGCATCCCCCGCTACGCAGGAGCAGCCACCTTCGCGCGCCTGCCGCGCCTGGACCAGGTGGACCGCGCGGACATCGCCGTCGTCGGCGTCCCCTTCGACTCCGGCGTGTCCTACCGCCCGGGCGCCCGGTTCGGCGGCAACCACATCCGCGAGGCCTCGCGCCTGCTGCGGCCCTACAACCCCGCGCTCGACGTCTCGCCGTTCGAGCGCGTGCAGGTGGCCGACGCCGGGGACATGGCCGTCAACCCGTTCAACATCAACGAGGCCATCGAGACGGTGCAGCAGAACGCGCTGGACCTGACCCGTGACGGCGCGCGCCTCGTGACGCTCGGCGGCGACCACACGATCGCGCTGCCCCTCCTGCGGGCAGCGGCCGAGCGCGCGGGATCGCCCGTGGCGATGCTGCACTTCGACGCCCACCTCGACACGTGGGACACCTACTTCGGCGCCGAGTACACGCACGGCACCCCGTTCCGGCGCGCCGTCGAGGAGGGCATCCTCGACACCGAGGCCATCTCCCACGTCGGGACGCGCGGGCCCCTCTACGGTGTCCGGGACCTGGAGGACGACCGCCGCTTCGGCTTCGGCATCGTGACCTCCTCCGACGTCTACCGGCAGGGCGTGGACGAGGTGGTGGACAAGCTGCGGCAGCGCATCGGCAACCGCCCGCTCTACGTCTCGGTGGACATCGACGTCCTCGACCCGGCCCACGCCCCCGGCACAGGGACCCCCGAGGCCGGCGGTATCACGAGCCGCGAACTCCTCGAGATCCTCCGCGGCCTGCGCGGGCTGAACCTGGTCGGCGCCGACGTGGTCGAGGTGGCGCCCGCCTACGACCACGCCGAGCTCACGGGGGTCGCGGCGTCCCACGTCGCCTACGACCTCGTGACCCTCATGGCCGACACCCTCACCCCCGCCACAGCTCCGATGACCGAGGACCAGTAGATGGACATCACCGCCGGCGCAGCGTCCGCGCCCCCCGCACCCGTCACCGGCCAGCGCAACGGCGGCGACCTCGTGATCGAGACGCTCTCCGCCCTGGGCGCGACGACGGTGTTCGGCATCCCCGGCCAGCACGCGCTCGGCCTGTTCGACGCGCTCTCCCGCTCCGACCTCCGCTTCGTCTCCTCCCGCGTGGAGAACAACTCGGCCTTCGCGGCCGACGGCTTCTCGCGGGCGACCGGCGACGTCGGCGTGCTGTTCCTGTCCACCGGCCCCGGGGCGTTGACGTCCCTCGCCGGGCTGCAGGAGGCATACGCCACCGGCGTGCCCATGGTGGTCGTCGCGAGCCAGATCCCGCTCGAGGGCCTGGGCGCGCGGCGCAAGGGCATGCTGCACCAGCTGGACGACCAGAAGGCCTCGGCGGCGAACGTCACGAAGAGCCAGCGGCTCATCCAGCACGCCTCCGGCATCCCCTCCGCCATCCAGGACGCCTGGACCGAGGCCGTGTCCTCGCCGCAGGGACCCGTGTGGGTCGAGGTGCCGCAGAACGTGCTCCTGGACCCCGTGATGGTCCCGCAGGTGGAGGACGCGCTCGCGGAGCCCTTCGACAACCCGCCGCGGATCGAACTGGTGCGCGAGGCCGTCGCCTGGCTGAAGGACTCGAAGCGGCCCGCGATCGTCGCCGGCGGCGGTGCGCGGCGTGGCAGGGCGGAGAAGTGGCTGCTCTCGATCGCCGAGAAGCTCGGTGCGCCGGTGGTCTGCTCGCCGGGCGGCAACGGCGCCTTCCCCTGGGACCACGAGCTCTCCCTCCAGGCCTGGGTGGAGGACCGCTACGTGACGGAGGTCCTGGAGGACGCCGACGTGCTCCTGGTGATCGGCTCGTCCCTCGGCGAGGTGACGTCCAACTACTTCACCATGGAGCCGCGGGGGCGCATCATCCAGATCGACGCAGAACCCCGCGTCCTCGAGTCCAACCGGCCGGCGCTCGGCATCCGCGCCGACGCCGGACAGGCGCTCGCCGCGCTCGACGAGGCGCTCGAGCCGCTGGACCGCCACCGCCTGCCCGGATACGACGCCGCGGCGCTCGTCGCCGGGACCCTCGGGCGGGTCCGCGCGCGGCTGGACGCTCAGGACCTCGGCAAGGAACGCGCGTTCATGCAGGACATCCGCGACGCCGTCCCGGCCGGCATGCAGACCTTCTGGGACATGACCATCTCGGCGTACTGGGCCTGGAGCTGCTGGGACGCCCGCGAGGGACAGTTCCATTCGGCCCAGGGGGCCGGCGGCCTCGGCTTCGGCTTCCCCGGCGCGATCGGCGGATCCGTCGGACTGGAATCCCACGGCCTGCCCGCGCGGGTCCTCGCCGTCTCCGGCGACGGCTCCGCGATGTACTCCATCGCCGAGCTCGCCACCGCGCGGCAGCACGACACCCCCGTCACCTGGCTGATCGTGGACGACGGCGGCTACGGGATCCTCCGCGAGTACATGGAGGGCGCCTTCGGTCAGGCCACGGCGACCGAGCTCGCCCGGCCGGACTTCGTGGCGCTCGCGGAATCGTTCGGCGTGCCGGCACGCAGGGTCGCGCCGGAGGACATCGGCGAGGCGCTCCGGGAGAGCCTCGCAGGGGACGGCCCCAACGTCGTCGTCGTCGAGACCCTCATGCGGCTGTTCGCCCCCACCCATCTTGATCAGTAGGCTTCCTTTTTCCTTCACGGGGTGAGAGTGTCGGAGGAACCGCTCGACCATGTACACCGAGGAAGGAACGCCATGGCATTCAGCAAGGGCGACAAGGTCACCTGGAACACACCGCAGGGCACGACCGAGGGGAAGGTCGTCCAGAAGCACGAGAAGGAATTCAGCTTCGACGACCAGACGTTCAACGCCTCCAAGGACGAGCCCTACTACACCGTGGAGAGCGCGAAGTCGGGCAAGCAGGCCGCGCACAAGGAAAGCGCGCTGTCGAAGAAGTAGCGTCGAAGAAGTAGCCGTAGGCATGACGAGGGGCGCCCGGCACCGGGCGCCCCTCGTCATGTCCCGCTACGTCAGCGGATCGTGGCCCCAGTTCATCAGGGAGTACCGCCACTTCGAGGTCTCGATGTCCTCCTTCGAGGGTTTCTGCGCGAGATGGCGGTGGACGTAGCCCACGACCTTGCGCATGTGCTCCACGTCCTCGCCCGTGAGATCGTCCTTCCGCGTGCGCAGGATGCCGATGATGTGCCTGCCGGACCGGTGTCCCACGGATTCGCCGCCGTCCGGCTCCTTCTGGCCCACCGACCGCGACTCCTCGGTGTCGAGCCAGGTCTCCAATTGGGACGGGCTCATGTTCACCGCGTCCTTCCACTGCGTCCATACCTCGTCGAGATCGTGCTGGTTCTCCGTCATGGGTCGCCCTTCGTAGCAGTTCCGGGGGGAAATGCACACACCGGTCAGATTCTTCGGTGTGCTATGGCTTAATCCTAAGCAGGCTGATAGTTATTGGGGGTAGGTCGAACCAACCTCGAAGGAGCTTTACATCATGGCAGGAAATCTTTTGGCACGATCCGCCCACGATCTCGGCGCGGCAGCCTGGTTCGGTGGAACCCTGATGGGCGCCGTCGGCCTCAATGGAGCTACCGGCAAGGCGAAGGACCCCAAGGAGCGCACGCGCCTCTCCTCGCTCGGCTGGGCGAAGTGGGCTCCGGTCCAGACCGCGGCCTTCGCCGCGCACGCCATCGGCGGCATCGGCCTGATCCTCGGCAACAAGGGCCGCGTCGCCGCCCAGGACTCCGTCGGGTCCAACACCGTCGTGAAGTCCGTGGTCACCGTGATCGGCATGGCCCTCTCGCTGTACTCGGGCATCCTCGGCAAGAAGGTCGGCGAGCTCGCCGAGCAGGGCAGCGCGGGCGCCACCGAGCCCCGCCCCGGAGCGAGCGACGAACTGGCCAAGGCACAGTCCCAGCTCAAGATCACGCAGTGGCTCCTGCCCGTCGTCAGCGGCATCGTCGTGGTGCTGGGTGCGAAGCAGGGTGAGATGCAGCGCCCCGAGAACGTCAAGAAGGGCCTGCTCCGCAAGTAGTCCCGCAGCGCACGACAGAACCCCGCAGCAACCCCGCCCCACGCCACCCGGCGCACGGCGGCGGTTCCTGCGGGGTTCTGTCGTCCGGGCCCGGGGTGGGCTACTGCATGGTGAACGCGCGGGCCACGCCGGCGTGGACGGTGCCGTTCCTGATCAGTGCCCCGAGGAGCGCGTTGCGCGGGCGCAGGATCGGGCCCGGCAGGGGGCGCCCGAGCGCCATGTTGATGGCGGCCTTGCGGCGGGCCAGGGCCGCCTGCGTCCGGCGGTCCCTCTCGTAGCGCGCGAGCCGCACGGCGACATCCTGCCCGTCCCGCAGCGACGCGGCGATGATCGGCACCAGGTCGACGGCGTCGAGCCAGCCCAGGTTCATGCCCTGCCCGCCGATGGGGGACACCTCGTGGGCGGCGTCCCCCACGAGCACGGTGCGCCCGGCGACCAGACGGTCGGCGAGCCGCGACCGCACCTCGAACGCGCTCAGCATCGAGTTGGTCGCGGGGTCGACGCCGACCCCCGTCCGCTCGCGGATGAGCTGGGTGAGGCCCGCGGCCGTCGGGCGGTCCACGGGGCAGCCGACCCGCACTACCCAGCGTCGGATGCCCCCGGGCAGGGGGAAGGACTCGACGATCCCGCCGCTCTCCAGGTACAGGACGGCGTCGTCGCCGTCGCCCGTGGCGTCGCGGAAATCGCCCATGACGTAGCAGTCCGGGTAGCGACGCGAGGGCGCGCGGATCCCGGCGTCGTCGCGGATGGAACTCCGGGCGCCGTCCGCCGCGACGACCAGCCTCGCCTCGAGGATGGCGTCCTCGCCCTGCTCCCGGGTGACGGCCAGGACGTGGTCCCCGGCGTCGTGCGTGGTGACGACGGCGACGCCGCGGCGCAGCGTGCCCGGGAACCCGTCCTCGAGGTGGCGTTCCAGGATCTCTTCGGTGACGGCCTGCGGCACGGCGAGGACGTACGTCTCCTCGCCCGGGAGCGCCGCGAAGGAGATGGTGCCCACGTCCCGGCCCGCACTCCTGGCGATCCCGTCCCGGATCCGCACCCCGCGTGCGCGCAGGTCGTCGGCGATGCCGCCGGCGTCGAGGGCACGCAGTGCCGGCGGGTGGATGCCGATGGCCCGCGAATGGCCGCTGCGCTCGGAGCGGCGTTCGAGGACGACGGCGTCGAGCCCTGCCTGGCGCAGCAGCAGGGCGGTGTAGAGGCCGACGGGCCCGCCGCCGACCACGATCACGTCATGCATCGTCGTCTCCCGCCGGGGCGCCGCGCTCGAGGACGAGGAGGTTGATGAACGGCACGGCCGTGCGGACCGTCCACTGCCCGCGTCCGCCGGTCGCCGCGCGCAGCTCACCCGGTGTGTAGCTGCGGCGGATGGAGGTCAGTCCGTCCTGCCGGATGAAGGAGCCGGGCAGCGGGAGGGTGCCCGCCGAGAACAGTGCGTAGCCGAGCGGGTGCCGCGCGATGTCGCTGTGCACCGCGACCGTGCGCGTCAGGCGTTCGGTGTCGTCGAGCAGTCCGTCGAACGCGGGGCGGTCGAGGTGGTGGAGCACGTGGTTGGAGACCACGGCGTCGAACATCGCCCCCTCGGCCACGAGCTCGGAGCTCAGCGCCCGCCGGAAGGACAGGCCGGCCAGGGGCGGCCGCGAGGTGGCGAAGGCGTGCGCCCGCTCGTCGGGGTCGATCGCCGTCACCTCGAGCGGGAAGCCGTCGAGCCGGGCCCAGCGGGCGAGGGCGCGCGGGACGTCCCCGCCGCCGGCGCCGATGTCCAGCAGCGTATTGGTGCGGTCCCGGGAGAACACCGGGCGGAGCAGTGAGGTGTACGTCCGGCGCCATCCGGAGACGACGGCGTTGACCAGTCCGAACTGGGCGTACGTGCGGTCGAGCCGGCCGGGGTCGCAGTCGGGCCGGTCCATCTCCTCGACTGCGTCCGGATCGCGTTCGGCGAGGAACCCTCGAGGCCTCATGCGCCCGCGTCGGTGAGGATGGGCGCCAGATCGGCGGGCACGACGTCGTCCCGGCCACCCGCGGGCGCGGCGTCCGCCGTGGTCGCCGGCGCGGCCCCGGCAGCCGGTCCGGCACCGATCCTCGTGAGCAGGGCCGTCTCCACCGTGAGCCCCGGACCGAAGGCCATGGAGCAGATCCGGTTGTTCCCGTCGGAGCCCGGCTGGTCGAGGATGTTCTTCAGGACGAACATCACCGTCGCGCTGCTCATGTTGCCGTAGTCGCGCAGCGTCTCGCGGGCGGGGACGAGCTGGTCCTGGGTCAGGCCGAGCTTGGCCTCGACCTTGTCCAGGATGCTGCGTCCCCCCGGGTGGATGGCCCAGTGCTCGATCTCCGAGTAGTCCAGGCCCTGCAGCGACGCGTCACGGGCGAGCAGGGGTTCGAGGGCCCCGATGATGTGCTCGTCGATGATGTGGGGGACGTACGTGCCGAGGACCATCTCGAACCCCTCGTCGCCGATGTTCCAGGCCATGGACTCCTCGCCGACCGGGGTCAGGACGGTCTCGAAGTGGTCGAGCGTCAGTGCCGGCCCGGTGAGGGGGAGGTCCCGGGCGGAGACGATCGCCGCCGCGGCACCGTCCGCGAACAGCGACGAGCCGACGATGGTGTCCGGGTTGTTGGAGGACCGGACGTGGAGGGAGCACAGCTCGGCGGCGATCACGAGGACGACGGCGTCGGGGTCGGCGTCGCAGAAGGCCTTGGCGGCGCGCAGCGCCGGGAAGGCCGCGTAGCAGCCCATGAAGCCGAGGTGGTAGCGCTGCACGGAGGGCCTGAGGTCCAGCGCGCGTACCACCTTGTAGTCGGGGCCCGGGGCGAAGAAGCCGGTGCAGGACACCGTGACGACGTGCGTGACGTCCGCCGCCCCGATGCCCTGCGCGGCGTCCAGCGCCTTGCGGGCCGCCTCGACGAAGAGTTTCGTCCCCTCCTCGGCGTAGACCTCGTTGCGGGTCTTGGTGCTCGGCGTCAGGATCCGCAGCTCCTTCTGGTCGAAGAACACGGGATCCTCGGCGGCGGCGTCGAGGGTGAGCTCCTTGACGGCGGTGTAGCGCGTGTCGATGCCCGAGGAATCGAAGGCCGCCCCGACCAGGCGCCGACCGAGCCGTGTGAGGCCCGGCTGTGCGGCAAAGACATCGCGGACCTGGGGTTGCACCATGATCGTGTCGGGTACGGCGGTTTCGAGGGACCTCAGGATCGCAGTCATATGTCCATTACTAGAGGACTGACGCCGCAAACACAATGACAGTAGGCTTAGTATCCACCCTCCCACCGTCACCAGGAGCATCATGTCCAACGAACCGTCAGGCACCCTCGACCAGGACGACCCCCGCGGCCCCGCCGTCGATCCCTCGACCGAACTGCAGCAGTACCCCGGCTTCACCGAGCGCATGGACCCCCGCCCCGACCACGGTGAGGACAGCTACACCGGGCACGGGCGCCTCAGCGGCCGGCGCGCCTTCATCACCGGCGGCGACTCCGGCATCGGCCGGGCCGTGGCGCTGGCCTTCGCGCGGGAGGGTGCCGACGTCGCCATCGGGTACCTCCCCGAGGAGGAGGAGGACGGCGCCAGCTGCCTCGAACTCATCCGCGCCGAGGGCCGGACGGCCCTGGCCGTGCCGGGCGACCTCCGCGACCAGGCCTATGCCGCGTCGGCCGTGTCCCGGGTGATGGACGGCCTCGGCGGCCTGGACATCCTCGTGAACAATGCGGGCTACCACATCGCGCAGCCGAACGGCCTGCCCGACGTCGACGCCGACCAGCTCCGGCGCACCTTCGAGACCAACGTGTACGGGACGATCTGGCTCACGCAGGCGGCCCTGCCCCACCTGACGGCCGGAGCCTCGATCATCAACACCACGTCCGTGCAGGGGTACCACCCGTCCCGGAACCTCATGGACTACGCTGCGACCAAGGCCGCGCTCAACAACCTGACGTTCAGCCTGGCCGAGCTGCTGGGGGAGCGCGGGATCCGCGTCAACGCCGTGGCGCCCGGGCCTGTCTGGACGCCCCTGCAGCCCGCGACGACCACCAGCGAGAAGCTTGAATCCTTCGGCGAGGGTACACCGCTGGGCAGGATGGGACAGCCGGCGGAACTGGCCGGCGCGTACGTCTTCCTCGCCTCGAACGATGCACGCTACGTCTCCGGGGAGATCCTCGGCGTCACCGGAGGCACGCCTCTCGCCTGAGGGCCTGCCGGGCGGCGGGGTGATCGCCCCGCCGCCCGGACCAAGCCGTGGCGGGGTGCTGAACGAATAGCAGGCACCAGCGCCGGATGTTCGTGATCCGGTGGACGGCCGACATGAATGGG
This window contains:
- a CDS encoding amino acid permease translates to MSSSVRTPPQPRAQDPARQRLERWLLSGSSQPASHLPEQERAQSWWKVMCLTGVDYFSTLGYQPAIAAAAAGVLSPLATLVLVAVTLFAALPVYKRVASESPRGEGSIAMLEKLLPKWRGKVFVLVLLGFAATSFLITMTLSAADASAHLIENPFAPAWLQGQQILITVMFLGALSGVFLRGFTEAIGIAVGLVAVFLLLNLCVIVVAMVQIVAQGGLVDSWWSALTTQHGNPLMMLGLAVLIFPRLALGLSGFETGVVVMPQIQGGPHDTEQNPAGRIAGAHRLLTSAALIMSVFLITSSFVTTLLIPPAAFEEGGPANGRALAYLAHEYLGDGFGTAYDISTIGILWFAGASAMTGLLNLVPRYLPRYGMAPEWAKAVRPLVLVITVIAILVTFFFKADVEAQGGAYATGVLALITSASVAVMLSARRKQQRGRTIGFGIAAVVFVLTTAVNIVERPEGLKIAACFILGIIVISFVSRSRRAFELRATSIRMDEAALSFVSGQDDGDILLIAHEPKRLSSAAYRHKLQHACRVSHVPTTARPLFIEVTVDDSSDFETELRVRGVVRHGYRVLEVHSSNVPNTIAAVMLHIRDVTGLMPHVYFRWTEGDPVANLFKFLFTGEGEIAPVTREVLRAAEPDVTKRPWVHVG
- the speB gene encoding agmatinase; this translates as MEELRVTGGGHLGPIDSSRIPRYAGAATFARLPRLDQVDRADIAVVGVPFDSGVSYRPGARFGGNHIREASRLLRPYNPALDVSPFERVQVADAGDMAVNPFNINEAIETVQQNALDLTRDGARLVTLGGDHTIALPLLRAAAERAGSPVAMLHFDAHLDTWDTYFGAEYTHGTPFRRAVEEGILDTEAISHVGTRGPLYGVRDLEDDRRFGFGIVTSSDVYRQGVDEVVDKLRQRIGNRPLYVSVDIDVLDPAHAPGTGTPEAGGITSRELLEILRGLRGLNLVGADVVEVAPAYDHAELTGVAASHVAYDLVTLMADTLTPATAPMTEDQ
- a CDS encoding thiamine pyrophosphate-binding protein, translated to MDITAGAASAPPAPVTGQRNGGDLVIETLSALGATTVFGIPGQHALGLFDALSRSDLRFVSSRVENNSAFAADGFSRATGDVGVLFLSTGPGALTSLAGLQEAYATGVPMVVVASQIPLEGLGARRKGMLHQLDDQKASAANVTKSQRLIQHASGIPSAIQDAWTEAVSSPQGPVWVEVPQNVLLDPVMVPQVEDALAEPFDNPPRIELVREAVAWLKDSKRPAIVAGGGARRGRAEKWLLSIAEKLGAPVVCSPGGNGAFPWDHELSLQAWVEDRYVTEVLEDADVLLVIGSSLGEVTSNYFTMEPRGRIIQIDAEPRVLESNRPALGIRADAGQALAALDEALEPLDRHRLPGYDAAALVAGTLGRVRARLDAQDLGKERAFMQDIRDAVPAGMQTFWDMTISAYWAWSCWDAREGQFHSAQGAGGLGFGFPGAIGGSVGLESHGLPARVLAVSGDGSAMYSIAELATARQHDTPVTWLIVDDGGYGILREYMEGAFGQATATELARPDFVALAESFGVPARRVAPEDIGEALRESLAGDGPNVVVVETLMRLFAPTHLDQ
- a CDS encoding DUF2945 domain-containing protein, producing MAFSKGDKVTWNTPQGTTEGKVVQKHEKEFSFDDQTFNASKDEPYYTVESAKSGKQAAHKESALSKK
- a CDS encoding DUF3140 domain-containing protein, whose product is MTENQHDLDEVWTQWKDAVNMSPSQLETWLDTEESRSVGQKEPDGGESVGHRSGRHIIGILRTRKDDLTGEDVEHMRKVVGYVHRHLAQKPSKEDIETSKWRYSLMNWGHDPLT
- a CDS encoding FAD-dependent oxidoreductase; this encodes MHDVIVVGGGPVGLYTALLLRQAGLDAVVLERRSERSGHSRAIGIHPPALRALDAGGIADDLRARGVRIRDGIARSAGRDVGTISFAALPGEETYVLAVPQAVTEEILERHLEDGFPGTLRRGVAVVTTHDAGDHVLAVTREQGEDAILEARLVVAADGARSSIRDDAGIRAPSRRYPDCYVMGDFRDATGDGDDAVLYLESGGIVESFPLPGGIRRWVVRVGCPVDRPTAAGLTQLIRERTGVGVDPATNSMLSAFEVRSRLADRLVAGRTVLVGDAAHEVSPIGGQGMNLGWLDAVDLVPIIAASLRDGQDVAVRLARYERDRRTQAALARRKAAINMALGRPLPGPILRPRNALLGALIRNGTVHAGVARAFTMQ
- a CDS encoding class I SAM-dependent methyltransferase, translated to MRPRGFLAERDPDAVEEMDRPDCDPGRLDRTYAQFGLVNAVVSGWRRTYTSLLRPVFSRDRTNTLLDIGAGGGDVPRALARWARLDGFPLEVTAIDPDERAHAFATSRPPLAGLSFRRALSSELVAEGAMFDAVVSNHVLHHLDRPAFDGLLDDTERLTRTVAVHSDIARHPLGYALFSAGTLPLPGSFIRQDGLTSIRRSYTPGELRAATGGRGQWTVRTAVPFINLLVLERGAPAGDDDA
- a CDS encoding type III polyketide synthase; the encoded protein is MRSVKPGYCCSSVEGSTAGPRGSSWSRVPDGSLDMMLLVTVGGWILSLLSLCLRRQSSSNGHMTAILRSLETAVPDTIMVQPQVRDVFAAQPGLTRLGRRLVGAAFDSSGIDTRYTAVKELTLDAAAEDPVFFDQKELRILTPSTKTRNEVYAEEGTKLFVEAARKALDAAQGIGAADVTHVVTVSCTGFFAPGPDYKVVRALDLRPSVQRYHLGFMGCYAAFPALRAAKAFCDADPDAVVLVIAAELCSLHVRSSNNPDTIVGSSLFADGAAAAIVSARDLPLTGPALTLDHFETVLTPVGEESMAWNIGDEGFEMVLGTYVPHIIDEHIIGALEPLLARDASLQGLDYSEIEHWAIHPGGRSILDKVEAKLGLTQDQLVPARETLRDYGNMSSATVMFVLKNILDQPGSDGNNRICSMAFGPGLTVETALLTRIGAGPAAGAAPATTADAAPAGGRDDVVPADLAPILTDAGA
- a CDS encoding SDR family oxidoreductase → MSNEPSGTLDQDDPRGPAVDPSTELQQYPGFTERMDPRPDHGEDSYTGHGRLSGRRAFITGGDSGIGRAVALAFAREGADVAIGYLPEEEEDGASCLELIRAEGRTALAVPGDLRDQAYAASAVSRVMDGLGGLDILVNNAGYHIAQPNGLPDVDADQLRRTFETNVYGTIWLTQAALPHLTAGASIINTTSVQGYHPSRNLMDYAATKAALNNLTFSLAELLGERGIRVNAVAPGPVWTPLQPATTTSEKLESFGEGTPLGRMGQPAELAGAYVFLASNDARYVSGEILGVTGGTPLA